A region from the Gemmatimonadota bacterium genome encodes:
- a CDS encoding efflux RND transporter periplasmic adaptor subunit, whose translation MKLKILLPIIVLIIGMLGAFALVKNREVVQPKPTEVPPPLVRVKSLHPTDFQLIIPAQGTVAPRTQTTLVSQVAGQIIDVSPAFANGGFFEKGDVLLTIDPRDYAVAVAQAQVQVAQAKLRLAREEEEAAIARDEWKRLGNGDPTDLVLRKPQIDEARATIAAAEGALMRANLNLERTQIRAPYPGRVRTKNADVGQYVNPGSPLGHIYAIDYAEVRLPVPDEQLAYLDLPFSFRNNPHHNSGPDVRFHATFAGQKHTYMGRIVRVEGEIDTRSGMIALVGRVDNPYRQRDSNTPPLAVGLFVTAEILGQRAENVVVIPRAALRGKSRVLVVTGNRLYYRTIDILRADAEKVVVKSGLKSGDQLCLSPIDTVVDGMRVRTVRTGGTQ comes from the coding sequence GTGAAACTCAAAATCCTCCTTCCCATCATTGTCCTGATTATCGGTATGCTGGGAGCTTTTGCACTTGTCAAAAACCGGGAAGTCGTCCAGCCCAAACCAACAGAAGTACCCCCACCGCTTGTGCGAGTTAAATCCCTTCATCCCACAGACTTCCAACTCATTATTCCAGCGCAAGGCACGGTTGCCCCGCGCACGCAAACCACACTCGTTTCACAAGTGGCAGGCCAGATCATTGATGTATCGCCCGCATTTGCCAACGGGGGATTTTTCGAAAAAGGCGATGTCCTGCTCACCATTGATCCGCGCGATTACGCAGTCGCTGTCGCACAGGCACAGGTTCAGGTTGCACAGGCCAAATTGCGATTGGCACGCGAAGAAGAAGAAGCCGCAATTGCCCGTGACGAATGGAAACGCCTGGGCAATGGAGATCCAACCGATCTCGTCTTGCGCAAGCCACAAATTGACGAAGCCCGTGCGACCATTGCCGCAGCCGAAGGCGCATTGATGCGCGCCAACCTCAACCTCGAACGCACGCAAATCAGAGCACCATATCCCGGACGCGTTCGCACCAAAAATGCCGATGTCGGACAATACGTCAACCCGGGTTCACCGCTCGGCCACATTTACGCGATTGACTATGCCGAAGTGCGCCTGCCCGTGCCCGATGAGCAACTCGCTTACCTAGACCTGCCGTTCTCCTTTCGCAATAATCCCCATCATAATTCAGGCCCCGATGTGCGCTTCCACGCCACATTTGCCGGACAGAAACACACCTATATGGGACGCATTGTGCGCGTTGAAGGCGAAATTGACACGCGCTCTGGCATGATCGCGCTCGTCGGGCGCGTAGATAATCCATACCGCCAGCGCGATAGCAACACGCCGCCATTAGCTGTGGGTCTGTTTGTCACTGCAGAAATCCTGGGCCAGCGCGCGGAAAACGTCGTGGTCATCCCGCGTGCTGCACTGCGCGGCAAAAGTCGCGTCCTCGTGGTCACGGGCAATCGCCTCTATTATCGAACCATCGACATCTTGCGCGCCGACGCAGAAAAAGTCGTTGTTAAAAGCGGTCTAAAATCAGGTGATCAACTCTGCCTATCGCCAATCGATACCGTCGTCGATGGCATGCGCGTACGCACCGTGCGCACTGGAGGCACGCAATGA
- a CDS encoding RNA polymerase sigma factor RpoD/SigA → MISEMKQHRPPVQQALRKAPVCASPYVGDEPSLAYYYKEIERHPLLTPDEERALTEQIALGNLPSASASAQRAGEHAREKLITSNLRFVIHVAKNFKNQGLPMADLINEGNMGLMTAARKFKPEKGYKFITYAVWWIRQNILKALEVQTRSIRIPGNVVNDLNKLRKVEADLTQHLDRQPDADELARETDLPLKKVTHTLESAYNTVSLDTPMYDEATNSAPRAVTLQETLPDSQTLSPEDAYIQDTMHNDIHNALSALPDRDRQILHLYYGFSDPAENTEVSSSKPATYQQIGNKLGVSRERVRQLKEEALNRLRHPTHSKRLATYCS, encoded by the coding sequence GTGATTTCCGAAATGAAACAGCATCGCCCCCCCGTCCAGCAGGCTCTTCGCAAAGCCCCAGTTTGCGCTTCGCCCTATGTGGGCGATGAACCCTCTCTGGCCTATTACTACAAGGAGATTGAACGACATCCACTGCTCACACCAGACGAAGAAAGAGCACTGACAGAGCAAATTGCTCTGGGCAACCTGCCAAGTGCGAGTGCGAGTGCCCAGCGGGCAGGAGAGCACGCCCGCGAAAAGCTCATCACCAGCAACCTGCGCTTTGTCATCCACGTTGCCAAAAATTTTAAGAATCAAGGGCTTCCCATGGCCGATCTCATCAATGAAGGCAACATGGGCTTGATGACTGCTGCCCGCAAATTCAAACCCGAAAAAGGTTACAAGTTCATTACTTATGCAGTCTGGTGGATACGGCAGAACATCCTCAAAGCCCTCGAAGTTCAAACCCGATCCATCCGGATTCCCGGAAATGTTGTCAACGACCTCAACAAATTGCGCAAAGTCGAAGCTGATCTGACTCAGCACCTCGACCGACAACCCGATGCCGATGAACTCGCCCGAGAAACCGATCTGCCTCTCAAAAAGGTTACGCACACCCTCGAATCGGCTTACAATACCGTATCTCTGGATACCCCAATGTACGATGAGGCCACAAACTCCGCACCACGCGCTGTCACCCTGCAAGAAACTCTACCGGATTCCCAAACATTGTCTCCGGAAGACGCCTATATTCAAGACACTATGCACAATGATATACACAACGCGCTCAGTGCCTTGCCCGACCGCGACCGGCAAATTCTACATCTCTATTACGGTTTCAGCGACCCGGCGGAAAACACCGAAGTCAGCAGTTCAAAACCCGCGACCTATCAACAAATAGGTAACAAACTGGGGGTAAGTAGAGAACGGGTGCGCCAACTCAAAGAGGAGGCACTCAATCGGCTGAGGCATCCCACCCACAGTAAAAGACTTGCCACCTATTGTAGTTAA
- a CDS encoding 6-carboxytetrahydropterin synthase produces the protein MGKGKFSSTKTYHDLPCAHRQGYHDGHCRFIHGYNREITLYFTCNELDENHFVVDFSKLKKLKAWLEHMFDHTMLINENDPEREFFEEMHRRGIIDLRIMPNVGMEASSKFVFDYADKLVRNMTHNRCWVYKVETRENMKNSGIYELVDG, from the coding sequence ATGGGAAAGGGAAAATTTTCATCGACAAAAACCTATCACGATCTGCCCTGTGCACATCGTCAGGGATATCACGACGGTCACTGTCGCTTTATTCACGGATATAACCGCGAGATTACGCTTTATTTTACCTGCAACGAACTCGACGAAAATCACTTTGTCGTCGATTTTAGCAAGCTCAAGAAGCTCAAAGCATGGTTAGAGCACATGTTTGACCACACGATGCTCATCAACGAAAATGATCCCGAACGCGAATTTTTTGAAGAAATGCACCGCCGGGGTATAATCGATCTGCGAATTATGCCCAACGTTGGCATGGAAGCGTCATCAAAATTTGTCTTTGATTACGCCGACAAACTCGTGCGCAACATGACCCACAACCGATGCTGGGTCTATAAAGTTGAAACCCGCGAAAACATGAAAAACTCGGGCATATACGAACTCGTGGATGGCTGA
- a CDS encoding NAD(P)-dependent oxidoreductase, whose amino-acid sequence MSQASSFRLLSISSGSQQVGTGHMDGRPGATTERFLMSEQKHILITGGAGFVAGMLRQHWGATYRLRLADVNPVENLADHEEFVRMDITNLDEFHAACRGIHTVIHLAADRSPRADFYETLLDLNIIGAYNAFHAAHLCGCKRIVFASSVNAVLGYPGDSSIEWDVPIFPTNVYGATKCWGEALARVYSETHGLSCICVRLGGPRWNADEIYDPDKPSILISPRDTAQLFQKCVEADTDFAIVHGVSDHKKSYLGIDATREVLGYTPQDGTAKRP is encoded by the coding sequence ATGTCACAGGCGTCATCGTTTCGTCTATTGTCGATCTCATCTGGTTCCCAACAGGTGGGCACTGGACACATGGATGGTAGGCCTGGGGCTACTACAGAAAGGTTTCTCATGTCCGAACAAAAACACATTCTCATCACAGGTGGTGCAGGCTTTGTCGCCGGCATGTTGCGCCAGCACTGGGGCGCGACCTATCGCCTTCGGCTTGCAGATGTGAACCCGGTTGAAAATCTTGCAGATCACGAAGAATTTGTCCGGATGGATATTACCAATCTCGACGAATTTCACGCTGCTTGTCGAGGCATTCATACCGTAATACACCTCGCAGCCGATCGCAGTCCACGTGCCGACTTTTACGAAACCTTGCTCGACCTCAATATCATTGGCGCATACAACGCCTTTCACGCTGCACACCTGTGCGGTTGCAAGCGCATTGTTTTTGCCAGTTCGGTCAATGCTGTGTTAGGCTACCCGGGCGATTCCTCCATCGAATGGGATGTGCCCATATTTCCCACCAATGTCTATGGCGCCACCAAATGCTGGGGCGAAGCCCTTGCGCGGGTATATTCCGAAACCCACGGACTATCCTGCATCTGTGTGCGCCTGGGCGGCCCGAGATGGAATGCCGATGAAATTTACGATCCAGACAAACCCAGCATACTCATCAGCCCGCGGGATACCGCACAACTTTTTCAAAAATGCGTGGAAGCAGATACCGACTTTGCCATTGTACATGGCGTATCTGATCACAAAAAATCCTATCTCGGAATTGATGCCACCAGGGAAGTATTGGGCTACACCCCGCAAGACGGCACAGCGAAAAGGCCGTAA
- a CDS encoding TauD/TfdA family dioxygenase, with protein MRPQNPANILRTPRPQILGQRLHHPSHLLARPQRPRSARLLRQPQRSLQYLQQSIWNPAMTFRTTPLTPNYGVEVHDIDLTQINGEMAEALLDAVNEHALLLFRRQSLHDEDIYTLSAALGPVAEPAARVNHSPRFKEVNYLSNLNNDEGTFIGAPITDNDSSWHTDQAFRKNPATLSTLFCIIAPEQGGGTSFCSTHMGYEALPKTLKKHIENMRVKYLPGKIHEVEPLVVTHPLVLTSPSTGRKTLYLAPHTRGIDGLDEAESQALKNELLTYQLRPQHIYQHNYRMGDMLIYDNAQLLHKRDAYKGPRFLKITRVFLSHDRFAIPD; from the coding sequence ATGCGACCGCAAAACCCTGCAAATATACTACGGACACCGCGACCACAAATACTTGGCCAACGACTCCATCATCCCTCCCATCTTCTGGCGCGACCACAAAGACCCCGAAGTGCGCGCCTTTTACGGCAACCTCAACGAAGTCTCCAATATTTACAACAAAGCATTTGGAATCCAGCCATGACCTTCCGAACAACACCTCTCACGCCCAACTACGGCGTTGAAGTTCACGACATTGACCTCACCCAAATCAATGGCGAAATGGCCGAAGCCCTTCTCGATGCAGTCAACGAACACGCCCTGCTTCTCTTTCGGAGGCAATCGCTCCACGACGAAGACATCTACACCCTCAGTGCTGCGCTCGGACCCGTCGCAGAACCCGCAGCCAGAGTCAATCACAGTCCCCGTTTCAAAGAAGTCAATTACCTCTCGAATTTGAACAATGATGAAGGAACATTTATCGGTGCTCCCATCACAGACAATGACAGTAGCTGGCATACAGATCAGGCCTTTCGCAAAAATCCCGCCACACTATCCACGCTTTTCTGTATCATCGCCCCGGAACAAGGGGGCGGCACCAGCTTTTGTAGTACACACATGGGCTATGAAGCCCTTCCGAAAACACTCAAGAAGCACATCGAGAACATGCGCGTCAAATATCTGCCCGGCAAAATTCACGAAGTCGAACCCCTTGTAGTCACCCATCCTCTGGTACTCACCAGCCCGAGCACAGGTCGAAAAACTCTCTATCTGGCTCCCCACACGCGTGGAATTGACGGGCTGGACGAAGCCGAAAGCCAGGCACTCAAAAACGAACTGCTCACCTATCAACTCCGCCCACAGCACATATACCAGCACAACTATCGCATGGGCGACATGCTCATTTACGACAACGCACAACTCCTGCACAAACGCGACGCGTATAAAGGTCCCCGCTTCCTGAAAATCACGCGCGTCTTTCTTTCCCACGACCGCTTCGCCATTCCCGACTGA
- a CDS encoding phytanoyl-CoA dioxygenase family protein → MSNLTEPILNEVEVDYFRRHGYIMRTDLLTVDERDEFIALFDRDREQFVFRWHPYGYHQQANYDALVTTPEFDRVIRHPKILAAIEQLMGGPVCFGEIGARYMLPYDGEQHRSWHRDRPHWDEHPFRMDYIQLMLYLTDVGADTHCFSLSPESVYEPTLEDNEAQLKRGGIADIHGPAGTVCLFNVAALHTATTRPTKCDRKTLQIYYGHRDHKYLANDSIIPPIFWRDHKDPEVRAFYGNLNEVSNIYNKAFGIQP, encoded by the coding sequence ATGTCCAATTTAACCGAACCCATCCTCAACGAAGTCGAAGTCGATTATTTCCGGCGTCACGGGTATATCATGCGCACCGATTTACTCACCGTTGATGAACGCGACGAATTTATCGCCCTATTTGACCGCGACCGCGAGCAATTTGTGTTTCGCTGGCATCCCTATGGCTACCATCAGCAAGCTAATTACGACGCACTCGTCACCACGCCCGAATTTGACCGCGTGATCCGTCATCCGAAAATCCTCGCTGCAATCGAACAACTCATGGGGGGACCGGTTTGCTTTGGCGAAATTGGCGCGCGTTACATGCTCCCTTACGACGGCGAACAGCACCGCAGTTGGCACCGCGATCGCCCCCACTGGGACGAGCATCCATTTCGAATGGACTATATCCAGCTCATGCTCTATCTCACGGATGTGGGCGCAGACACCCACTGTTTTTCACTCTCGCCCGAATCGGTTTACGAACCCACGCTCGAAGATAACGAAGCACAACTCAAACGCGGAGGCATCGCCGATATTCACGGTCCCGCAGGCACGGTCTGTCTCTTCAATGTCGCGGCACTACACACGGCTACCACGCGACCTACGAAATGCGACCGCAAAACCCTGCAAATATACTACGGACACCGCGACCACAAATACTTGGCCAACGACTCCATCATCCCTCCCATCTTCTGGCGCGACCACAAAGACCCCGAAGTGCGCGCCTTTTACGGCAACCTCAACGAAGTCTCCAATATTTACAACAAAGCATTTGGAATCCAGCCATGA
- a CDS encoding glycerate kinase has protein sequence MRAHAREIFDTAVKAVDAEQCVRQFVSLDDNILHIGDRNYDLSVYHRILVVGTGKASPQMGVALEDILGNRISGGSMNTKYDHALPLKHIDIVECGHPVPDESGVDGVGRMVHLLEEADENTLVICLISGGGSALAPAPADGLTLADKQETTSLLLACGANIVELNAIRKHLSRLKGGGLARAAFPATVVALMLSDVIGDPMDVIASGPTVPDTATFKTCMDILDKYELVDKIPESVRLRLKAGLAGDIEDTPKPGDAALSKVQNLVVGSNGLAVAAANNKAMELGYNALVLSTRIEGEAREVAYVYAGIAKEIVTSGQPLTAPACVIAGGETTVLVSGEGKGGRNQEIPLSGAIQLAGWDNVVLFSGGTDGTDGPTDAAGAVADGQTIARAEALGLSAIAHLKNNDAYHFFKPLDDLIITGATGTNVADVALVMVGNA, from the coding sequence ATGCGCGCACACGCGCGTGAGATTTTTGATACAGCAGTCAAAGCAGTTGATGCCGAACAGTGCGTGCGGCAATTTGTATCGCTGGATGACAATATTTTGCACATAGGCGATCGAAATTATGATTTAAGTGTTTACCACCGCATCCTGGTCGTGGGCACGGGCAAAGCCTCACCGCAAATGGGCGTAGCTCTGGAAGATATATTGGGTAATCGCATCTCCGGTGGATCAATGAATACAAAATACGACCATGCATTGCCCTTAAAACATATCGACATAGTGGAATGCGGCCATCCTGTACCCGACGAATCGGGAGTTGACGGCGTCGGACGCATGGTTCATTTGCTGGAAGAAGCGGATGAAAACACGCTGGTGATTTGTTTGATCTCCGGTGGTGGCTCGGCACTCGCGCCCGCACCTGCTGATGGATTGACGCTTGCGGACAAACAAGAGACCACGAGCCTATTGTTAGCCTGCGGTGCAAATATTGTGGAACTCAATGCCATCCGCAAACATCTATCGCGCTTAAAAGGAGGCGGCCTGGCGCGGGCGGCGTTTCCCGCGACAGTTGTCGCACTGATGTTGTCAGATGTAATTGGCGATCCCATGGATGTCATCGCATCTGGCCCCACAGTGCCGGATACCGCGACATTTAAAACGTGTATGGATATTCTGGACAAATACGAATTGGTCGATAAAATACCCGAAAGTGTTCGGCTGCGACTAAAAGCCGGTTTGGCTGGAGATATTGAAGATACGCCCAAGCCCGGTGATGCGGCGCTCTCCAAAGTTCAGAATCTCGTGGTCGGCAGCAATGGTTTGGCCGTAGCTGCGGCAAATAACAAAGCGATGGAATTGGGGTATAATGCCCTGGTATTATCTACGCGCATCGAGGGCGAGGCGAGAGAAGTCGCTTATGTATATGCGGGTATTGCCAAAGAAATTGTGACATCTGGACAGCCCCTTACAGCACCGGCCTGCGTGATTGCCGGCGGAGAAACAACCGTGCTGGTGAGCGGAGAGGGCAAGGGCGGGCGCAATCAAGAAATTCCGCTATCGGGCGCAATTCAGTTGGCCGGATGGGACAATGTCGTACTATTTAGCGGAGGTACCGATGGCACCGATGGGCCAACCGATGCCGCGGGCGCCGTAGCCGATGGACAAACCATAGCGCGCGCAGAGGCACTGGGACTATCCGCGATCGCGCATCTAAAAAACAATGACGCCTACCACTTTTTTAAACCACTGGACGACCTGATCATCACCGGAGCAACAGGAACCAATGTGGCAGATGTCGCGCTGGTAATGGTCGGGAATGCATAA